Proteins encoded together in one candidate division WOR-3 bacterium window:
- a CDS encoding Hsp20/alpha crystallin family protein — protein MRHWLRPWTPLSKELEELEKDIRRTFEEFFGRRRRVPAIAEEFVPLVDMYEKGNDIIVEAEIPGMEKENLSVTVSENAVTIKGEIKKEKEVKEKDYYLCERSYGSFSRTIDLPTEVDAEKAKATYKNGILTITLPKKQPEKKLETEIKIE, from the coding sequence ATGAGACACTGGTTAAGACCTTGGACACCGTTATCAAAAGAGTTGGAAGAATTAGAAAAAGATATTAGAAGAACTTTTGAAGAATTTTTCGGCCGGAGAAGGAGAGTTCCTGCGATTGCGGAAGAGTTCGTTCCACTTGTTGACATGTACGAAAAGGGTAACGATATAATCGTTGAGGCAGAAATTCCCGGAATGGAAAAGGAGAATCTCTCGGTAACGGTTTCTGAGAATGCGGTGACAATTAAAGGTGAAATCAAAAAGGAAAAAGAGGTAAAAGAGAAAGATTATTATCTCTGCGAGCGAAGTTATGGCAGTTTCTCTCGCACGATTGATTTACCCACGGAAGTAGACGCAGAAAAGGCGAAGGCGACTTACAAAAACGGAATCCTCACCATCACTCTTCCGAAGAAACAACCCGAGAAAAAATTAGAGACCGAGATTAAGATCGAGTAA
- a CDS encoding zinc-dependent alcohol dehydrogenase family protein, whose translation MRAWLITEITDLEKDDRPLKLAELKKPQIKENEILIKVKACAVCHTEIDEIEGRALPSFFPIVPGHQVVGEVIKIGEKVKKFKIGDRVGAGWIYSACGKCEFCEKGLENLCKDFKATGRDINGGYAEYFKISEDFAFRLPENFTYEESAPLFCAGAIGYRSLRLTNIEDGQNLGLIGFGASNHLVLKMALYLYPNIKIFVFSRTEKERELAKQLGAYWAGDIEEKPPEKIHCAIDTTPVWKPPFFILRHLLPNGRLVINAIRKEEIDKEEILNIDYPRDLWLEKEIKSVANVTRRDISEFLNIAEKIPIKPEIEIYPFEKANEAVVDIKRRKIKGAKVLKME comes from the coding sequence ATGAGAGCCTGGTTAATAACTGAAATAACTGATTTAGAAAAAGATGATAGACCATTAAAATTAGCCGAATTAAAAAAACCCCAAATAAAAGAAAATGAAATTTTAATCAAAGTAAAAGCCTGTGCTGTTTGTCATACGGAAATTGATGAAATAGAAGGCAGGGCATTACCTTCTTTCTTTCCAATTGTTCCTGGTCATCAAGTTGTTGGTGAGGTAATCAAAATTGGTGAAAAAGTAAAGAAATTCAAAATTGGTGATAGAGTTGGTGCTGGTTGGATATATTCAGCTTGTGGTAAATGTGAATTTTGTGAAAAGGGCTTAGAAAATTTATGTAAAGATTTCAAAGCAACTGGAAGGGATATAAATGGTGGTTATGCCGAATATTTCAAAATTAGTGAAGATTTTGCTTTTAGATTACCCGAAAATTTTACTTATGAAGAGAGTGCTCCTCTTTTTTGTGCCGGTGCCATTGGTTATCGCTCATTAAGATTAACCAATATAGAAGATGGTCAAAACCTTGGCTTAATTGGCTTTGGTGCTTCTAACCATTTAGTTTTAAAAATGGCTTTATATCTTTATCCCAACATAAAAATCTTTGTCTTTTCAAGAACCGAAAAAGAAAGAGAACTTGCTAAACAACTTGGTGCTTATTGGGCAGGTGATATTGAAGAGAAACCACCAGAAAAAATTCATTGTGCGATTGATACCACACCTGTTTGGAAACCACCCTTTTTTATTCTACGTCATCTTCTACCAAATGGTAGATTAGTAATCAATGCAATAAGAAAAGAAGAGATTGACAAAGAAGAGATATTAAATATTGATTATCCCCGGGATTTATGGTTAGAAAAAGAAATTAAATCAGTTGCCAATGTCACAAGAAGAGATATTTCTGAATTTTTAAACATTGCTGAAAAGATACCAATAAAACCAGAAATAGAAATCTATCCCTTTGAAAAAGCCAACGAAGCCGTGGTAGATATCAAAAGAAGAAAAATAAAA